From Streptomyces asiaticus, one genomic window encodes:
- a CDS encoding fumarylacetoacetate hydrolase family protein translates to MRTTTRSGRMCLVTGEAVIDVEQASAGRFSADPLAVFEEWDAFRSWAAKLEPAGAHGSTGPDGSVSPTPRQVFAIGLNYRDHAEEASLAAPESPSVFTKFATALTGPDTQLRLPSGRVDWEAELVVVMGRRAEHVAAGDAWSYVAGLTAGQDYSEREVQSVGPVPQFSLGKSFPGFAPTGPVLVTPDEFADPDDLAIECLVNGESVQKSRTSSMIFPVAELIARLSAVCPLLPGDLIFTGTPAGVGHARTPQRYLRPGDEVITRIEGIGQLRQTCVAA, encoded by the coding sequence ATGAGGACGACGACCCGATCCGGACGGATGTGTCTGGTGACCGGAGAGGCGGTGATCGATGTCGAGCAAGCCAGTGCTGGTCGGTTTTCGGCTGATCCGCTGGCAGTGTTCGAGGAGTGGGACGCGTTCCGGTCGTGGGCTGCAAAGCTGGAGCCTGCGGGCGCCCACGGATCGACTGGGCCGGACGGCAGCGTTTCGCCGACGCCGCGGCAGGTGTTCGCGATCGGGTTGAACTACCGCGACCACGCCGAAGAGGCCAGCCTGGCGGCGCCTGAGTCCCCGTCGGTCTTCACCAAGTTCGCCACGGCCCTCACCGGCCCGGACACGCAGCTGAGGCTGCCCAGCGGCCGCGTCGACTGGGAAGCCGAGCTTGTGGTGGTGATGGGGCGCCGGGCGGAGCACGTGGCCGCCGGGGACGCCTGGTCCTACGTGGCCGGGCTGACCGCGGGGCAGGACTACTCCGAGCGCGAGGTGCAGTCCGTCGGCCCCGTGCCGCAGTTCTCCCTCGGCAAGTCCTTCCCCGGATTCGCGCCGACCGGGCCGGTACTGGTTACGCCCGACGAGTTCGCGGATCCGGACGACCTGGCGATCGAATGCCTCGTCAACGGGGAGAGCGTCCAGAAGTCCCGCACCTCGTCGATGATCTTCCCGGTCGCGGAACTGATCGCACGGCTGTCCGCGGTCTGCCCGTTGCTGCCGGGCGACCTGATCTTCACCGGCACTCCCGCAGGAGTCGGACACGCCCGCACCCCTCAGCGCTACCTGCGGCCAGGAGACGAGGTCATCACCCGCATCGAGGGCATAGGACAGCTCCGGCAGACCTGCGTCGCCGCCTGA
- a CDS encoding bifunctional 3-(3-hydroxy-phenyl)propionate/3-hydroxycinnamic acid hydroxylase — MDTYDVAVVGCGPVGLALARLLAMKGLRVAAIDPNRLVCQHPRATHLDDETMRLLQTLGAQDMEHQFLRQAAWTLHREDGQAFLQQTLPEEESDQGWRTDYQFHQPDFESRLRGLLAADANADLWFGWTATAIEQDDKAVRLTLLDRSTGAETTLTAGYAVGSDGANSFVRQAMNADVEDLHGTQRSLIIDIHPFEHPAQLPADSGFIWCEGKRPVTYVPIFPPMLRFEFMLLDEDDAAELERPQSVYDLLSRWLEPGSYRIMRTDTYEWHARLVHGWRSDRLLLAGDAAHEMPPMLGQGMCSGLRDAANVAWKLAAVVKGESPQALLDTYESERAAHVRPYIEESARQSNLIEALGMGAFPELNGTQTIERYRPLLGPGVVAQPGGAIGQLSPQPRGANGEKLDDVSGYGFTVVGKPEVTSAVSVDVQQLWRQLGIVAVPETGPVIDRWLAEHAAAAAIIRPDRYTFALVADTAELERATRDLARTVSVQEVCA; from the coding sequence ATGGACACCTACGACGTCGCCGTCGTCGGCTGCGGCCCGGTCGGACTGGCTCTCGCACGACTGCTGGCCATGAAGGGGCTCCGGGTCGCCGCCATCGACCCCAACCGGCTCGTCTGCCAGCATCCGCGTGCCACGCATCTCGACGACGAGACCATGCGCCTTCTGCAGACCCTCGGCGCGCAGGACATGGAACACCAGTTCCTGCGCCAAGCCGCCTGGACACTCCACCGGGAGGACGGGCAGGCCTTCCTCCAGCAGACGCTGCCCGAGGAGGAGTCCGACCAGGGCTGGCGCACCGACTACCAGTTCCACCAGCCCGACTTCGAGTCGCGGCTGCGGGGACTGCTGGCGGCCGACGCGAACGCGGACCTCTGGTTCGGCTGGACGGCCACCGCGATCGAGCAGGACGACAAAGCGGTGCGGCTCACGCTGCTCGACCGGTCGACCGGAGCCGAAACCACTCTCACGGCCGGCTACGCCGTCGGCTCCGACGGCGCCAACTCCTTCGTCCGGCAGGCGATGAACGCCGACGTCGAGGACCTCCACGGCACTCAGCGTTCCCTCATCATCGACATCCACCCCTTCGAACACCCCGCACAGCTCCCGGCGGACAGCGGATTCATCTGGTGCGAGGGGAAGCGGCCCGTGACCTACGTCCCGATCTTCCCGCCCATGCTCCGCTTCGAGTTCATGCTGCTCGACGAGGACGACGCGGCAGAGCTCGAACGACCGCAGTCGGTGTACGACCTGCTGAGCCGCTGGCTGGAACCGGGCAGCTACCGCATCATGCGTACTGACACCTACGAATGGCACGCCCGGCTCGTGCACGGCTGGCGGTCCGACCGTCTGCTGCTCGCCGGTGACGCCGCGCACGAAATGCCTCCCATGCTCGGCCAGGGCATGTGCTCCGGGCTGCGCGATGCCGCGAACGTGGCGTGGAAGCTCGCCGCCGTGGTCAAGGGCGAAAGTCCCCAAGCCCTGCTCGACACCTACGAAAGCGAGCGGGCTGCGCACGTGCGCCCTTACATTGAGGAATCCGCCCGGCAGTCCAACCTGATCGAAGCCCTCGGAATGGGCGCGTTCCCGGAGCTGAACGGAACGCAGACGATCGAGAGGTACCGGCCGCTGCTAGGGCCGGGCGTGGTTGCCCAGCCCGGCGGAGCCATCGGGCAACTGAGCCCGCAGCCACGCGGCGCGAACGGGGAGAAGCTGGACGATGTGAGCGGATACGGCTTCACCGTCGTGGGGAAGCCGGAGGTCACCTCCGCCGTGTCCGTGGATGTGCAGCAGCTATGGCGCCAACTCGGCATCGTGGCCGTCCCGGAGACGGGGCCGGTCATCGACCGCTGGCTGGCCGAACACGCGGCGGCAGCGGCAATCATCCGTCCGGATCGCTACACCTTCGCGCTCGTCGCCGACACGGCGGAACTGGAGCGGGCCACCCGCGACCTGGCGCGGACGGTATCGGTACAGGAGGTTTGCGCGTGA
- a CDS encoding pentapeptide repeat-containing protein: MPTNTPAPPPPVEVIRSQDWYGQDVSARRYTRYAFIDVDMTEVTNEGAVFDHCTFRGVRFNVSQHTAAAFTNCTFSHCVFFDTRFTDCKLVGSLFQQCTFSLFQVSGGDWSFVGLPGADLRRASLRSVRMREADLTGARLEDANVTETDLSGAQLHSANFIRCDLRGSDLSSLDPLTAELGRATVSLEQAAVLITALGLNVA; this comes from the coding sequence ATGCCGACGAACACTCCCGCACCACCACCGCCCGTCGAGGTCATCCGGTCACAGGACTGGTACGGCCAGGACGTCTCCGCTCGCCGCTACACCCGCTACGCATTCATCGACGTCGACATGACGGAGGTGACGAACGAGGGCGCGGTCTTCGACCACTGCACCTTCAGGGGAGTGCGCTTCAACGTCTCTCAGCACACTGCAGCCGCCTTCACCAACTGCACCTTCAGCCACTGCGTCTTCTTCGACACCCGGTTCACCGACTGCAAGCTCGTGGGCAGCCTGTTCCAGCAGTGCACGTTCAGCCTTTTCCAGGTCAGCGGCGGTGACTGGTCATTCGTCGGACTGCCGGGCGCCGATCTGCGCCGCGCTTCCCTGCGCTCCGTGCGGATGCGGGAAGCCGATCTCACCGGTGCACGGCTGGAGGACGCCAATGTCACCGAGACCGACCTGTCGGGAGCGCAACTGCACAGCGCTAACTTCATCCGCTGCGACCTGCGCGGCAGCGACCTCTCCTCGCTCGACCCGCTCACCGCCGAGCTGGGAAGAGCCACGGTCAGCCTGGAACAGGCCGCTGTCCTCATCACCGCACTGGGGCTCAACGTGGCCTGA
- a CDS encoding oxidoreductase: MQEQKWLITGVSTGLGRAFAQAALAAGHTVVGTVRSEKDLRAFEELEPGHAHGRILDVTDGDAVSNVITEVEQSVGALDVVIANAGYGLEGTFEETPLAEVRRQFEVNVFGAVATLQAALPHMRRRRRGHLMAVTSMGGLMAVPGMSAYCGSKFALEGILEALGKEVAQFGIHVTAIEPGSFRTDWAGRSMTRTAQSIDDYDELFTPIREARQKASGNQLGNPAKAGEAVVHITTVDQPPAHLVLGSDALRLVTAARTAVDEDIRTWETLSRTTDFAEGAQL, from the coding sequence ATGCAGGAACAGAAGTGGCTCATCACCGGCGTCAGCACGGGCCTCGGACGTGCCTTCGCCCAAGCGGCCCTGGCCGCCGGGCACACCGTCGTCGGTACGGTCCGCTCGGAGAAGGACCTGCGGGCCTTCGAAGAGCTCGAACCCGGGCACGCTCACGGCCGCATCCTGGACGTGACGGACGGCGACGCCGTCTCGAATGTGATCACAGAGGTAGAGCAGAGCGTCGGAGCTTTGGATGTCGTCATCGCCAACGCCGGCTACGGCCTGGAGGGCACCTTCGAGGAGACGCCGCTGGCCGAGGTGCGGCGGCAATTCGAGGTCAACGTATTCGGGGCAGTGGCCACCCTGCAGGCAGCACTGCCCCACATGCGTCGGCGTCGCCGCGGACACCTGATGGCCGTCACCTCCATGGGCGGGCTCATGGCCGTGCCCGGTATGTCCGCCTACTGCGGCAGCAAGTTCGCGCTGGAAGGCATCCTCGAGGCGCTGGGCAAGGAGGTCGCGCAGTTCGGGATCCACGTGACGGCGATCGAGCCCGGCTCCTTCCGCACCGACTGGGCCGGACGGTCCATGACACGCACCGCGCAGTCCATCGACGACTACGACGAGCTGTTCACCCCCATCCGCGAAGCGCGGCAGAAGGCAAGCGGGAACCAACTGGGCAACCCGGCCAAGGCCGGGGAAGCCGTCGTGCACATCACGACGGTGGACCAGCCGCCGGCCCACCTCGTCCTGGGCTCGGACGCGCTACGACTGGTCACCGCCGCGCGCACGGCCGTGGACGAGGACATCCGCACATGGGAGACACTCTCCCGTACGACCGACTTCGCCGAGGGTGCTCAGCTCTGA
- a CDS encoding GntR family transcriptional regulator, with protein MTTTRSMTRAEEIYKRLRADILNGRHEPGSRLRVEALKDSYGASSGVIREALPRLVGQGLATFAPQRGFRVVTVSPERLQELTEARVFIETHVVRESVAAGTIEWESDLLAAHHHLARTPYFSDDGALSERWLNAHARFHRVLLEGCPNRQLRDIATQLRDAAEIYRCWARTPAEHSHRDVAAEHQMICDYAIARDVPGVVEALSQHINITTQLLLNDYGRHEE; from the coding sequence ATGACCACGACCCGCTCCATGACACGCGCCGAGGAGATCTACAAGCGGCTGCGCGCGGACATCCTCAACGGACGGCACGAGCCCGGTTCACGTCTGCGCGTGGAAGCCCTGAAGGACAGCTACGGCGCCAGCAGCGGGGTAATACGGGAGGCGCTGCCCCGGCTGGTCGGCCAAGGACTGGCGACCTTCGCGCCGCAGCGAGGGTTCCGGGTCGTCACCGTCTCCCCCGAGCGCCTGCAGGAGCTGACCGAGGCCCGCGTATTCATCGAAACCCACGTGGTCCGGGAGTCCGTCGCCGCCGGCACCATCGAGTGGGAGTCCGATCTGCTCGCGGCACACCACCATCTCGCCCGCACTCCGTACTTCAGCGACGACGGAGCCCTCAGCGAACGCTGGCTGAACGCCCACGCCCGCTTCCACCGCGTCCTGCTGGAGGGATGTCCCAACCGGCAGCTGCGGGACATCGCCACACAGCTGCGCGATGCCGCTGAGATCTACCGCTGCTGGGCCCGCACACCGGCCGAGCACAGCCACCGCGATGTCGCCGCAGAACACCAGATGATCTGCGATTACGCCATCGCCCGGGATGTACCAGGCGTCGTCGAGGCACTCAGCCAGCACATCAACATCACCACGCAACTACTGCTCAACGATTACGGGCGGCACGAGGAATAA
- a CDS encoding TetR/AcrR family transcriptional regulator: protein MPGHHPGRSRRAAERKGDVRERAILDTCEALLTRKGYDAMTVGDIAQGAGITRGALYFYFGSKQEVVTALVARTVEHLWERSWVTAQADEPRQAIAAAMRRTVELWNEHGPVMRTAIDLSLTVPEIGELWSRTADLFITAITAVLERAGIQVGIEPEQASAMARALCWMIERTFYHASQESHENLQKASSTCEHIWLVSAGLTASDGGSATSA from the coding sequence ATGCCCGGCCACCACCCCGGGCGAAGCCGACGCGCCGCCGAACGCAAGGGCGATGTCCGGGAGCGGGCCATTCTGGACACCTGCGAAGCTCTGCTGACGCGGAAGGGCTACGACGCCATGACCGTCGGCGACATCGCCCAGGGCGCCGGCATCACACGCGGCGCCCTGTACTTCTACTTCGGCTCCAAGCAAGAAGTGGTCACGGCGCTCGTGGCCCGGACGGTTGAGCACCTGTGGGAGCGGTCCTGGGTCACCGCGCAGGCCGATGAGCCGCGCCAGGCCATCGCGGCGGCCATGCGGCGCACGGTCGAACTGTGGAACGAGCACGGCCCGGTCATGCGCACGGCGATCGACCTGTCCCTGACCGTGCCGGAGATCGGCGAGCTGTGGAGCCGTACAGCCGACTTGTTCATCACAGCCATCACCGCTGTCCTGGAACGAGCCGGCATTCAGGTCGGCATCGAACCGGAACAAGCGTCGGCGATGGCACGCGCCCTGTGCTGGATGATCGAGCGGACCTTCTACCATGCCTCGCAGGAGTCCCACGAGAATTTACAAAAGGCATCCTCGACCTGCGAACACATCTGGCTGGTCAGCGCCGGCCTGACCGCGTCCGACGGGGGCTCCGCCACCTCCGCGTGA
- a CDS encoding SMP-30/gluconolactonase/LRE family protein: MKEYAAGMTWGEGPRWQRGALWLSDTQGGKLWTDHDGPWRGIPLDAIPNGLWFLPDGRLVGAMMHQRRIGVWTGEQFDTYADLSAVATGPLGDMVGDPHGNLYVDDVGFAAHAGEPLRPGRLLRVAADGAVHVAAEDVEFPNGLAFAGDGRTLVVAETTRQRLTAFTVADDGALTDRRTYADLAHLIGDDVRPDGIWSTQDGVWVATTTGHAVALVRENELVTSIGTGTLLPIACCSDGGNRLFVTLADTHGLPLGEAMATKAVDTTVALLEVPKAGDTS; the protein is encoded by the coding sequence GTGAAGGAGTACGCGGCCGGAATGACGTGGGGGGAGGGCCCCCGCTGGCAGCGCGGTGCACTGTGGCTGTCCGACACCCAGGGCGGAAAGCTGTGGACCGACCACGACGGCCCCTGGCGTGGCATCCCGCTGGATGCCATCCCCAACGGCCTTTGGTTCCTGCCGGACGGGCGGCTGGTCGGGGCCATGATGCATCAACGGCGTATCGGCGTGTGGACCGGTGAGCAATTCGACACCTACGCGGACCTGAGCGCGGTGGCCACCGGTCCGCTCGGCGACATGGTCGGCGACCCGCACGGCAACCTTTACGTGGATGACGTCGGCTTCGCCGCGCACGCCGGTGAGCCATTGCGACCGGGTCGGCTGCTGCGCGTTGCTGCAGACGGAGCGGTACACGTGGCCGCCGAAGACGTTGAGTTCCCCAACGGGCTGGCCTTCGCCGGCGACGGCCGCACCCTGGTTGTCGCCGAGACCACCCGGCAACGGCTGACCGCCTTCACCGTCGCAGACGACGGTGCCCTCACGGACCGTCGCACCTACGCCGACCTCGCCCACCTGATCGGCGACGACGTCCGGCCGGACGGAATCTGGTCGACACAAGACGGAGTCTGGGTGGCCACCACGACCGGACACGCCGTCGCCCTGGTGCGGGAGAACGAGCTGGTCACCTCGATCGGCACCGGGACGCTGCTGCCGATCGCATGCTGCAGCGACGGCGGGAACCGGCTCTTCGTCACCCTCGCCGACACCCATGGCCTCCCCCTGGGCGAGGCCATGGCCACAAAGGCAGTGGACACGACGGTCGCACTGCTCGAAGTACCGAAGGCGGGGGACACCTCATGA
- a CDS encoding response regulator transcription factor, protein MRTTGAKDAVILLFIEDDEVIGRHVEAGLRSHGYAVTWTRTGGSGLVEAARLPIDVVLLDLGLPDMDGIDVARQLRDEHSDVLILILTARSEEIDVIVGLDAGADDYLVKPFSLTVLLARLRAHLRRRPPAPGGPDEPVRIGDLTVDTAARRCLLGDREVELRPKEFDLLAVLVRHPGEAISRESLMAQVWDENWFGPTKTLDVTMSSLRRRLQAAASAVHAPVALPALTTLRGYGYRLDPSGQLDGN, encoded by the coding sequence ATGCGGACGACAGGAGCCAAGGACGCGGTAATCCTACTGTTCATCGAGGACGACGAGGTCATCGGGCGGCATGTGGAAGCAGGTCTGCGATCCCACGGCTACGCCGTGACCTGGACCCGGACCGGCGGCTCCGGCCTGGTCGAGGCCGCCAGACTCCCCATCGACGTCGTCCTGCTCGACCTCGGCCTCCCCGACATGGACGGCATCGATGTGGCCCGGCAACTGCGCGACGAGCACTCCGATGTCCTCATCCTCATCCTGACCGCCCGCAGCGAGGAGATCGACGTCATCGTGGGCCTGGACGCGGGCGCCGACGACTACCTGGTCAAACCCTTCAGCCTGACCGTGCTGCTCGCCCGCCTCCGCGCCCATCTCCGCCGCCGCCCGCCTGCCCCGGGGGGACCGGACGAACCGGTCCGGATCGGGGATCTGACCGTGGACACCGCCGCGCGCCGCTGCCTCCTCGGCGATCGGGAGGTCGAACTGCGCCCCAAGGAGTTCGACCTCCTCGCGGTCCTGGTCCGACATCCGGGGGAGGCCATCTCCCGCGAATCGCTCATGGCGCAGGTGTGGGACGAGAACTGGTTCGGGCCGACCAAGACGCTTGACGTCACCATGTCCTCCCTGCGGCGCAGACTTCAGGCGGCCGCCTCCGCCGTACACGCGCCCGTCGCCCTGCCCGCCCTCACCACTCTGCGGGGATACGGCTACCGGCTCGACCCATCTGGGCAGCTGGATGGCAACTGA
- a CDS encoding TetR/AcrR family transcriptional regulator: MPRTPEASAAVRDATRARIRRAAVLLMAEQGYHATTLRQVAARAGVADGLPSRYFGSKSGLLIDVADGWRERTRSALAAQQGSDPKVTLRLLVRSALLGLDTSPEEVDEGRAVSALLADPQARDVLREAGADIASADLLQALDDALVEAGSPDPDGDRLVLMAGIRGGLVLAAEDADFPLRRLEDALLDRILPQIT, from the coding sequence ATGCCCCGCACTCCGGAAGCGTCTGCTGCCGTTCGGGATGCCACCCGGGCTCGTATCCGCCGGGCTGCCGTCCTGCTGATGGCCGAGCAGGGCTATCACGCCACCACGCTGCGCCAGGTCGCGGCCCGTGCGGGAGTGGCCGATGGGCTGCCCTCGCGCTATTTCGGGAGCAAGTCCGGTCTGCTGATCGATGTCGCCGACGGCTGGCGGGAACGCACACGCAGCGCACTCGCCGCCCAGCAGGGCAGCGACCCGAAGGTCACATTGCGGCTGCTCGTCCGCTCAGCCCTGTTGGGGCTGGACACCTCCCCCGAGGAAGTCGACGAAGGACGCGCGGTCTCCGCGCTGCTCGCCGATCCGCAGGCTCGGGACGTCCTGCGCGAGGCCGGAGCGGACATCGCCTCCGCCGATTTGCTGCAGGCCCTGGACGATGCCCTGGTAGAGGCCGGCTCGCCCGATCCCGACGGTGACCGGCTTGTGCTCATGGCGGGGATCAGGGGCGGGCTCGTTCTCGCCGCTGAGGACGCCGACTTCCCCTTGCGGCGACTGGAGGACGCCCTGCTCGACCGGATCCTCCCGCAGATCACATAA
- a CDS encoding VOC family protein, translating to MALHRLQSLTVGVPNVAEAADYYIDFGLEQVAPGRFVTVEGGEQFFLEHSPVRRLLAMTVAADDGDDLDRIAANLERLELSCERDANALRTTEPIAGISVEVRIAPRLTRITVPATPYNGPGRLDRAGTRAQVVSRTDPVRPLALGHVVIGSVEQESTQRFFTEGLGFKVSDVVPGSAAFLRCSTDHHNVLVQQAPLNFLHHTSWQVTDVDEVGRGATRMLTEHPERHVWGLGRHHIGSNFFWYLKDPAGNFSEYYADMDCIVDDQLWTPRSFEGMQALYTWGPPPPPSFLAPEDLAALMAGAHEANN from the coding sequence ATGGCCTTGCACAGACTGCAGTCACTCACCGTCGGCGTGCCGAACGTGGCCGAGGCTGCCGACTACTACATCGACTTCGGACTCGAACAGGTGGCACCCGGACGGTTCGTCACCGTCGAAGGCGGTGAACAGTTCTTCCTCGAACATTCCCCCGTCCGGCGCCTGCTGGCGATGACGGTCGCCGCCGACGACGGCGACGACCTGGACCGGATCGCCGCGAACCTGGAACGGCTCGAGCTGTCCTGCGAACGCGACGCCAACGCCCTGCGTACCACGGAACCCATCGCCGGTATCTCGGTGGAAGTGCGCATCGCACCCCGGCTGACCCGGATCACCGTCCCGGCCACCCCGTACAACGGTCCCGGACGCCTGGACCGTGCCGGCACCCGAGCCCAAGTAGTCTCCCGCACCGACCCGGTCCGGCCCCTGGCCCTGGGCCACGTCGTCATCGGTTCGGTGGAACAGGAGTCGACACAGCGGTTCTTCACCGAAGGACTCGGATTCAAGGTCAGCGATGTTGTGCCCGGCTCGGCCGCGTTCCTGCGCTGCTCCACCGACCACCACAACGTCCTGGTGCAGCAGGCGCCGCTCAACTTCCTGCACCACACCTCCTGGCAGGTGACGGATGTCGACGAGGTGGGCCGGGGCGCCACGCGCATGCTCACCGAGCACCCGGAACGCCATGTGTGGGGGCTCGGCCGCCATCACATCGGCTCAAACTTCTTCTGGTACCTCAAGGATCCGGCCGGCAACTTCAGCGAGTACTACGCCGACATGGACTGCATCGTCGACGACCAGCTGTGGACGCCACGGTCCTTCGAAGGAATGCAGGCGCTCTACACCTGGGGGCCTCCGCCGCCGCCGTCGTTCCTCGCTCCCGAAGACCTGGCCGCGCTGATGGCCGGCGCCCATGAGGCCAATAACTGA
- a CDS encoding MFS transporter, with the protein MGLAVMTLEGFDLVAYGATTPLLLGYRPWHLSVAFVGLLGSLTPIGMLVGSLLVGQFTDRFGRRRTTLISIAVVSAGMFACAVAPLPSLFGAGRFVVGLGVGAIYPAMGPLIFELAPDRRKNLYSGIVQCGTAIGGSFAALVANTLLSGHSFHQEYLVGGIAGLLLLPMAFVWLPESTEYHQAVSASAPDLGNRGVRLVLRPPYRGTTLMFCAMAALSFLLIFAMNTWLPRLMQTADYPLQDSQTFLVLLNLGATVGGLAMALLADRAGSRGPITASFALGAAAIVAMSAQLPLPVLYGIVIVGGCGAVGVQGLINVYISRSYPVTARASAVGVALGVGRIGGIAGPTFGGWILAAGLEPRWNFVLFAVPAVLGAALALAVGGRTSQNQGRPAPAPRAKEPTAGHTK; encoded by the coding sequence GTGGGCCTGGCTGTGATGACACTGGAGGGCTTCGACCTCGTCGCCTACGGTGCGACCACTCCGCTGCTGCTGGGCTACCGTCCCTGGCACCTCTCCGTCGCCTTCGTCGGCCTGCTCGGCAGCCTCACTCCGATCGGCATGCTCGTCGGCTCCCTGCTGGTCGGCCAGTTCACCGACCGGTTTGGCCGGCGCCGCACGACCCTGATCAGTATCGCGGTGGTCAGTGCCGGGATGTTCGCCTGCGCCGTGGCACCCCTTCCCTCACTGTTCGGCGCCGGCCGATTCGTCGTCGGGCTCGGTGTCGGTGCGATCTACCCGGCGATGGGCCCACTGATCTTCGAACTGGCCCCGGACAGGCGAAAGAACCTTTACTCGGGCATCGTCCAGTGTGGGACCGCCATCGGCGGTTCGTTCGCGGCGCTCGTCGCCAACACACTGCTGAGTGGGCACAGTTTCCACCAGGAGTACCTGGTCGGCGGCATCGCCGGTCTGCTGCTGCTGCCCATGGCCTTCGTCTGGCTGCCCGAGTCCACGGAGTACCACCAGGCGGTCAGCGCGTCGGCCCCCGACCTCGGCAACCGTGGTGTCCGGCTGGTGCTCAGACCGCCCTACCGCGGCACCACCCTGATGTTCTGCGCCATGGCGGCCCTGTCGTTCTTGCTCATCTTCGCCATGAACACCTGGCTGCCGCGGCTGATGCAGACGGCGGACTATCCGCTGCAGGACTCACAGACCTTCCTCGTGCTGCTGAACCTCGGTGCCACCGTCGGCGGGCTCGCGATGGCGCTGCTGGCTGACCGTGCCGGATCGAGGGGCCCGATCACGGCCAGTTTCGCCCTCGGAGCCGCCGCGATCGTCGCCATGAGCGCCCAACTGCCGCTGCCGGTGCTCTACGGCATCGTGATAGTCGGCGGCTGCGGCGCGGTCGGCGTCCAGGGACTGATCAACGTGTACATCTCACGTTCCTACCCGGTGACCGCAAGGGCCAGCGCGGTGGGTGTCGCGCTCGGGGTGGGCCGCATCGGCGGCATCGCCGGCCCCACGTTCGGCGGCTGGATCCTCGCGGCCGGCCTGGAACCCCGCTGGAACTTCGTCCTCTTCGCCGTCCCCGCCGTCCTCGGCGCAGCCCTCGCCCTGGCTGTCGGCGGACGGACATCCCAGAATCAGGGCCGTCCCGCCCCCGCGCCGCGCGCCAAAGAGCCGACGGCCGGACACACAAAATGA